Proteins encoded in a region of the Uloborus diversus isolate 005 chromosome 1, Udiv.v.3.1, whole genome shotgun sequence genome:
- the LOC129220311 gene encoding E3 SUMO-protein ligase PIAS2-like, protein MKIRELHMQRYQHNQRHVTDPQDLYPMGAMNESMSGGSYGPPSAHQGPISMGMPDYVQSMNRQMMKGSPQMSMMPAYAVFPDVKFKDLPFYEVISELMRPSSLIPLMTERVHERDFVFYLSPQQIMDLDQNPDVQVQLRFCLLETSCEQDDEFPSSVCLKVNDKFANLPNVIPNNKPGLEQKRPRRPVDITSITNRSASEANHVTVSWASSNGRPYVVAVFLVRKHSASLLIRRLKANGVRNPDHTTAMIKEKLCQDRDSEIATMSLRGSLICPLGKVKMQLPSRALTCTHLQCFDATLYVQMNEKKPKWICPVCDKQALFKSLAIDGLFLDIVSKAPEDCTEVQFHEDGSWTPVIPLKKPAEIADATIDASPKNPSETEVKPKKNVQVFTLDSDSDTEDSWPVVPPKKKPCVRPASVISPVLLDSPENTQPLEAPSVSFDPNVPSTSKTNLVATASASGTVEEPINLDSGIEPIISTPLLSNTPSSSFGTVSSSNQPSAASDPNDSLEILDSAPNFDYYSLIQNTQEFDYPTLLENNSPEPDIISIDD, encoded by the coding sequence ATGAAGATTCGTGAACTTCATATGCAACGTTATCAGCATAACCAAAGACATGTTACAGATCCTCAGGATTTATATCCTATGGGAGCGATGAATGAGTCCATGAGTGGAGGTTCCTATGGACCTCCTTCAGCTCACCAAGGCCCTATTAGTATGGGTATGCCAGATTATGTCCAGTCCATGAACAGACAAATGATGAAAGGATCACCTCAAATGAGTATGATGCCCGCATATGCTGTGTTCCCTGAtgttaaatttaaagatttgcctTTCTACGAAGTCATCAGTGAACTTATGCGACCGAGCAGTCTGATTCCGTTGATGACGGAACGCGTCCATGAGAgggattttgtgttttatttatcgCCTCAACAAATTATGGATTTAGATCAGAACCCGGATGTGCAAGTCCAGTTGCGCTTTTGTTTGCTGGAGACGAGCTGCGAACAAGACGACGAATTTCCATCCAGCGTTTGTTTGAAAGTCAATGATAAATTTGCTAACTTACCTAATGTTATTCCTAATAACAAACCTGGTCTTGAACAGAAACGTCCCAGGCGCCCGGTTGACATAACGAGCATAACCAACAGATCGGCTTCGGAAGCGAATCACGTGACAGTGTCTTGGGCTTCGAGCAACGGCAGGCCCTACGTCGTTGCCGTGTTTCTGGTTCGGAAACATTCCGCATCGCTCTTGATACGACGGCTGAAAGCCAACGGCGTCAGAAACCCTGATCACACTACCGCCATGATAAAAGAAAAGTTGTGTCAAGATCGCGACTCCGAAATCGCCACCATGAGTTTGAGGGGCTCGTTGATCTGTCCCCTCGGAAAGGTGAAGATGCAACTTCCGAGTCGGGCGTTGACTTGCACGCATCTGCAATGTTTCGATGCTACTCTATACGTACAGATGAACGAGAAGAAACCCAAATGGATTTGTCCTGTTTGTGACAAGCAAGCACTTTTCAAAAGCTTAGCAATCGATGGTTTGTTTTTGGACATAGTTTCCAAAGCTCCCGAAGATTGTACCGAAGTTCAATTTCACGAAGATGGTTCTTGGACGCCTGTCATACCGTTGAAGAAACCTGCTGAAATTGCTGATGCTACAATTGATGCATCCCCAAAGAACCCCAGCGAAACAGAAGTTAAACCAAAGAAAAACGTGCAAGTGTTCACTTTGGACTCGGACAGTGATACCGAAGACTCTTGGCCCGTCGTTCCTCCTAAGAAAAAGCCATGCGTTAGGCCTGCTAGTGTCATATCTCCTGTTCTTCTGGATTCTCCAGAGAATACCCAACCACTCGAGGCTCCTTCTGTATCATTTGATCCGAACGTGCCGTCAACTTCTAAAACTAATCTGGTAGCAACTGCTAGTGCTAGTGGAACGGTGGAAGAACCGATTAACCTTGATTCGGGTATCGAGCCAATAATTTCTACACCATTACTTTCAAACACGCCAAGTTCTTCTTTCGGTACAGTCTCTTCATCAAACCAGCCTTCCGCAGCAAGTGATCCCAATGACTCTCTAGAAATTTTGGACTCTGCTCCAAACTTCGATTATTATTCATTAATCCAAAATACCCAAGAGTTCGATTACCCTACCCTTTTAGAAAATAATTCCCCTGAACCCGATATTATCTCCATCGATGATTAA